The Motacilla alba alba isolate MOTALB_02 chromosome 27, Motacilla_alba_V1.0_pri, whole genome shotgun sequence genome includes a window with the following:
- the LOC119712025 gene encoding olfactory receptor 10C1-like, with amino-acid sequence MILGNLSGLSEFRLLGFSGISHWHPLLFVVLLSLYILTLMANTVIAFTINTDTSLHTPMYFFLTQLSCLDICYLSVIIPTILENLMVGTVSISKTRCATQMFSFLFFGVAECFLLAAMSLDRYFAVCHPLHYTIIMSSRVCRSLVAGSYICGTAVGLIHTLITFSSPLCGSAIDHFFCEIQPLLDLLCGNTFPRELQVILVAVFAILSPFLLIIYSYIHIISTILHMVSAESQQKAFSTCSSHLLVVTLFYGTAGSVYLRPKSTYCAAVDKFLSLSYSVLTPLLNPIIYSLRNKEVKGALKKKWRKINLVWK; translated from the coding sequence ATGATCCTTGGGAACCTCAGTGGACTCAGTGAATTCAGACTCCTGGGTTTTTCTGGAATCTCTCATTGGCATCCTTTGCTCTTTGTAGTTTTATTATCTCTTTATATTCTCACCTTGATGGCTAACACAGTGATAGCTTTCACAATAAACACTGATACCAGCCTTCACACCCCGATGTATTTCTTCCTCACTCAGCTGTCCTGTTTGGATATCTGCTATTTATCAGTCATTATCCCAACCATTCTGGAGAACCTGATGGTGGGAACCGTAAGTATTTCCAAGACAAGATGTGCAACgcaaatgttttccttccttttcttcgGGGTTGCTGAATGCTTTCTCTTGGCTGCCATGTCCCTGGATCGTTATTTTGCAGTTTGCCACCCCTTGCATTACACAATTATCATGAGCAGCAGGGTCTGCAGGAGCCTGGTTGCTGGGAGTTACATTTGTGGGACTGCCGTGGGCTTAATTCACACCCTCATAACCTTCAGCTCACCCTTGTGTGGCTCTGCCATCGACCACTTCTTCTGTGAGATTCAGCCCCTGCTGGACCTGCTCTGTGGCAACACCTTCCCAAGAGAGCTCCAGGTCATCCTGGTGGCTGTCTTTGCTATTCTCAGCCCTTTCTTACTGATCATTTATTCTTATATTCATATAATTTCCACAATTCTTCACATGGTATCAGCTGAGAGCCAGCAGAAGGCGTTTTCCACTTGCTCCTCACACCTCCTGGTTGTGACTCTGTTTTACGgcactgcaggctctgtgtATCTGAGGCCAAAATCCACCTACTGTGCAGCTGTGGATAAATTCCTCTCGCTTTCTTATTCTGTGCTGACTCCCTTATTGAATCCCATCATTTACAGCTTGAGGAATAAGGAGGTGAAAGGAGCCCTGAAGAAAAAATGGcgaaaaattaatttagtgtGGAAATGA